DNA sequence from the Thermococcus gammatolerans EJ3 genome:
AGCCCTGAGAGGGTTCAGGCGATGGGAAAGAGCGTGGCGGAGTTTTATAAGAGCCTCGTCGAGGCGGGCATGGACAAAGAGGCGGCGCTTGAGCTTACCAAGGAGTACATGGACTCGATAAACCCCGGCAAGAAGCTCATGGAGATGCTCGGCGGCCTTATGAAGGGGCACGGCGGAAGGTTCCAGATTCCAGGATTTCCTCATGGACGTGGAGGAGAGAGAAAGACCGACGGGGAGGGCGAATGAACCCGCTCCCAATTTTTCGCTTTTTTCTCCGCCTTCCATCGCTCGCGTTTAGAATTGCCGGTCTTGTGAGGATAACCAACCGGGCGAGGAGGAGCTTTAAAAAAGTCCTCAGGAAGGAAGGCCTGCCCGAAGACGTCGCTGAGGAGCTTGAAAGGCATTTCACTCCTCGGTTTCCTTCTCTTCTCAAGCGGTAACCAATTCTTCAAGATTTTCAATGGGGTTACCTGGTTCATAGATGTCCCGATTGAGCAGGCCATTGCCCTCTTTAGTCAACTTGCCTCGAAGTTTCTTCAGTTCCCCACATGGCCATAACGGTCGCTTTTACCGCGCTCTCGTTCCCGTAGAGGAGCATCACCCTGTCCATACCCGGCCCGTTGTACAGCTCAATGTACACACTTCCATTGCCCTCAAAGTAGGCCCGCTGGACGATCTCCCCCGCCGGATCCCGGGATTTCAGGGGTGGAAGGGGTTTCTCCCGAAAGTCCAGCCCCTTGATCCGCTCTTCCAGCGTAACGTAAACTTCCCCTCCACATCCCCGTCTATAAACGGCCACCTCTATTCTTGCCCCCTCGGGGGTGAAACCGCTCGCCGAGAGAAGGTCGCCGGAGAAGATTTTGCTCCTTCCAGTTCTGTTTTCAATCCGGGTGTGCATGAAGAGACCGAGCATCTTCCCGGGGGACGGGCCCACCCACATCATGCTGAACATAAGCTTGTTGAGGGTGTACTCGGCCATATCGGACCACTCCTCGTCGTAGGGAACCTTCAGGATCACGATGAAATAGAATCCATCAAAATACGCGCCAAAGGCAGAGTAAAGCGCATCCCTTCCCAGCCATTTGTCTCTGCCGGTGGCGTTTCCAATTGTGGCGAGTTTCTTTTTGAGCGCGCCCAACGCTTCTGCTGCCGAATAGGAATCCGGATAAGCAAAAACGCCGATGTACGCGTTGGAAACCTTAAAGGTTTTATTTGCAAGACTGCCCTCCGGAACGGGGAAATCTGGCCTGGCTGGTACGATCGAGTACTTTTCTTTAAGGGGCTTGATGAATCCGGCGATGCTGCTGTTTGGGTCCATCCCGCAGAGGGGATCCGATGGGGCTATTATTCCAATTTCAGCCAAAAACCCTTCTTTTGTGGAGGCCGTTGGGGTTGAGGTTTTCGTTTCAGGGGACTTCTCAGGGGAGCTCAGGCATCCGGCGGCGATCACGATGGCAACCAGGATAAGGGTTAAAACTTTCTTCATGGTGACCCCTGCTTTACTACTCGAAGAAAGTATAAATAGTTTTTGCAGCGCATGTGAAAACTCGGAGGTAGCCAGACTGGTGGCGGTTGCATTTCCTCTTCGAACGTGCCAGAGGAGTTGCTCTGTTTCTGCGGGGGCTAAAAGTACCTCTCAAAGAAGTCTCCCAGGTCTCTTCCGCTCAACTCCTCCGCGAGTTTTTTGAATCTCTCAAAATCCACGTTCTCAGCTCCCGCGAGAATTCTCAGCAGATCGTAGAAGGAATCCTCCATTAGCAGGTGAAGGTCGTAAAGGATTAAGGCCCCTTTCGTGTACGATAGCTCCCACAGGCCTAACTCTCCCCACTCCGACGGTTTGAGCTTCTCTGCCTCTGGAAAGCGCTTAACCACTGCCTTGTAATTCCTTCTCAGGCCTTCGATGAAGCGGTTGAAGGCTTCCTCGCCGTGTATCTCCCTAATCGCCAGCGCAGTCAGGTAGTTGGCGAAGGCCTCGTCAAAGAACCTGCTCTGGTGCGCCTCGGGCGTTGCCCTCGGGTTCCAGAGATGGGCGAGCTCGTGGTAGAGGTTTGCTGGTATCTCCGCCCTGAGCGAGCTTCCAGAGACTAGCGCGTAGCCCTTCCCGGCCTGCCCACCGTAGTTCTCAGGCGTCTCGATGACGGTAAACTTCTCCACCCTGCTCCCCAGAATTGTTGAGTAGAATTCGTGCGCTTTCCCGAGTAGGTCAAGTGTCCTCTCAATTCCTTCCTCGCTAAGAATGAAGAGCCTGAAGGGCTCCTTTTCAATGACCTTGAACGGTGCCACCGCGATGTCGAGCCTTTTTGTGCCCTCGATTCTCAGCCGGTTTTCCTTGATTTCCCCGCCGAACGCGACCACCAACCCCTCAGGAATGCCTTCAACGGTTATCTCGGCGTCAAACTCCGAGCCCACGACAGACTTGATGAGGCTCTCGAAGTCCGGCTCTGAGGGAATCGGGTAGAAGAGCGAGTCAGTCCTGAGGAGGGTATACTCCGGATTTATTGAGTCCTTGAGGTACGGGAGAACGCTTTCATAGCTCTCAAGCCTGCCGGAGTACGTCAGCTCAACTTCTTCAAGTGGCAGCTCAAGCCGAACGACGCTGGCCTCGTAGGCCTCAAGTCCATTAAACCCTTCAACGCGCTGGGAAAAGGGAGCGCTCGCGGAGTTTACGGACAAACCCCGATTGAGGAGGAAGGTCCCCGCTTTTCCGGCCAGTTTTAACTTTGCCATCCCTTCCAGCGTCCCTCTCTCAAAGTTGAGGCCCAGGCGGAGTTCCAGACGTTCAATCATTTTCTTCCCCTCTGAACTTCTCGTAGATCAGCTCGTCTAAGTACCTCCCGTCGCTCCAGACATGCTCCCTGAACCGTCCGCTCAAAGAGAAGCCGTTCTTCTCGAGAATGCGGATTGAGGGAATGTTGTCGCTGTGAACCTTCGCCCAGACCTTGTGGAGATTGAGATGAGTAAAGGCGTATTCGCAGAGGAGCTTCACCGTCTCCGTCCCGTAACCCTTTCCCCTATCTTCCGGTGAAAGGTAGTAGAGTATCTCCCCCCACCTTGCCTGCCAGTTGATCCAGTTGAATCCGGCTATGCCCACGAGCTTTCCGCTCTCGTTTTCTATCACCGCGAAAGTTGGACTTTTCTCCCTGTTCCTCTTCAGCTCCTCGTAGAACTCCTCCTCTTCCTCGGGCAGGGTGAAGTGGGCTGAGTTGAAGAGACCCCTAACGGTGCTCCTGTCATTGAACCATTCCCAGCTTTTGGGGAGGTCTTCCCTGAGAAGAATCGCCAGGGAGACCTTTTTACCCTTCAAAATTATCGGGCGCATGGGCATCACCTAAAGCGCCAGGTTCAAAAACCAAGTGAAGACCGGGAGCTTTAATTTTTCCACTCCCTCACTATCCGCACATCAAAAAGTCCCTTATAAACCTTCAGGGCTCCAGCACCCGGTAGAACTTCCTGTAGGCTTTCTTTATTTCTTCGCAACTAACTTTGCCGAGGAGATACTCAAGGTCGGGCTCTTTCCCGAGCTCGCGGATGAACTCTTCTATCTCTCCCCTCGAGCGTTCTAAGACCTCGGCTATAAATTCCGGCGAATCGTTGAGGACCGCCCTCCCGTACGTCGTCAGGAAGCGGTGGGAAGTCCCTCCAAAGCGGTCGAGGTTATTTTTAAGCGATAGCTCAAGGTACTTGAGTCCCAGGAAGTAAGGCACGCCTATGACGAAGCCCATTGCCCTGTCGTGCTCCTCGGCGCTTACAAACTCCACCCTGCCGCCGAGCGACCTCAGGAAGTTGGCGATGTGCTCGGCGTCGTCTTCCCTGCCCTCAACCGGTATTACAAGGAACAGCTGGCCGTTAAAGCTCTCAACGCCCTCCCCGAACATCGGATGAACGCTCGCGACCTTAACCTCGGGCGGAAAGCCTTTGTAAAGGCCTATGAGTTCCCGCTTGAAAGTGGCTATGTCGAAGATGATGGCGTTTTTGGGTTGCCGTGAGGCTATGAGGGCGAGCTCCTCCAGCTGTTGGGGAATCGAGTCGAGGGAAGAGGCCAATATCAGGACGTCCGCCCACTCGTACATGTCCTCCAGGTTATCGAAGTCAGCTTTGGCGTGTCGTGAATAGAACCTCACCTCCCCGCCCAGGCACCGCTTGAAGAGCCTGCCCATCCTCCCGTAGCCGGCGATCCCAACGCGCATTGGACCTCCTCCCTTATTGTTTTGAGCCCCTCCTCGAGGTGGCTCCCGGTCAGGGAAATTCTGATGAAGTCCCGGTACGGCCCAAAGGCCACGCCGGGGAACACGGCCACCCCTTTGTCGAGGAGCCTCTCCGCGAAGGCCAGCCCGTCCCCGGGAACGCGGAGGAAGACGTAAAAGGCTCCTTCGGGCTCTCTAAAGTAGAGGCCCCTCAGAATCCTTGAGGCGAGCTTTGCCCTCCGCATGTATTCTTTTCTGACATCATCAACAAGCTCATCCCTGAGTTCGAGGGCCTTTATCCCAGCCCTCTGGACGAATGGCGGAACGCACGTTACCGTGGATTCCATGAAGTGCCTTATCCTCGCTATCTCCTCCCTGTCGGCTATGGCGTAGCCGAGCCTGAACCCCGTCATCGAGTAGAGCTTTGAGAACCCCTTAACGGTTACCGCGTTCTCGTAGAGTTCCCTCACCGGAGTGAAGTCCATGAAGGAGAGCTCGGCGTATATCTCGTCCGACAGCACCTTTGCCCCGGTTTCCTCCGCCAGCTCGAGGATTTCTTTGAGTTCCGAGCGCGAGAGAACCCGTCCGGTGGGATTGTTCGGGTAGTTGAGGATTAATAAATCGGCGTTGAGCTCCTCCAGCCTGGGCCTCCATTCCTCTTCAAGGCGTGTCCTGATGACTTCGACTTCCTTCCCGAACTGCCTCGCTATCAGGACGTAGGCGCTCCAGTATGGCGCTATCACGGCTATTCTGTCTGCCATCGCGATCTCGGCCGCTATCAGGATCTTTGAACCTGGCCCAACGATAACTTCTTCCGGCGAGACACCTTCGGCTTCAGCTATCCTCTCCCTGAGCTCCCCCATTCCAGAGCTTGAGATGTAGCCGGTCTCTCCCCTTCTGAGCGACGCCACTGTTTCCTCTATGATTTCCTCCCTCACGGGTATGTCAGGCTGGCCCGCGTCGAGCCTTATCCCAGGTTTAATCTCGTTTATCCTGTTGAAGAACTCATACACGTTGAACATCTCGGCTCACCCTGATTATCGCCTCGAAAACCTGCCTGAACTCCCCTGCCCTCTCCAGCACGACCTTTTCACGTCCCTCATCGACCACTGGAAGGCCGAGCCGGGCCTTAACCTCGCCTATGCGCGAGGCCACTTCGATTCTCTCCCTCAGGAGGCGTATTATCTCCTCATCTATCTCGTCTATTCTTGCCCTAAGCCTCTCTATCTCTGACATATAGTCAAATTTCTGCTTTGTCATTAGCGAAACATCACCATTATTGGCCTTAAGTTGGACGGAAGGTTTTAAGGGTTTGGGCAGGCTCACCTGACCACACCCTCCCAGGCTTTTCTCCTCAGCAGGTGGTCGGCCAGAACGAAGGCGACCATCGCCTCGACAACCGGGAGCGCCTTAGGAACGATGCACGAATCAAAGCGGCCCCTAAGTCTGAGCTCCACTTCATCCATCCTCTCGAGGTCAACCGTTCTCTGGGGCAGGTATATTGATGGTGTCGGCTTGAAGGCCACCCTTGCCACGAGGGGCATTCCCGTTGTTATCCCGCCCAACACACCCCCGTGGTTGTTCGTCTCGGTGGCAACTCTCCCGTTCCTCACCACGAAGGGGTCGTTCGCCTCGCTCCCCCTCATCTCGGCGAACCTGAAGCCGAGCCCGAACTCGACGCCCTTAACGGCCGGAATCCTGAAGAGGGCGGACGCCAAATCCGCCTCGATGTCCTCATCCCACGGCCCCCCGAGGCCCGCGGGAACGTTTATCGCCACGACCTCTACAGTTCCGCCGACGCTGTCTCCGCTCTTCCTCGCCTTTTCCATCTCCTCCAGCATTCTCTCAAAGGCGTCCTCGTCCGGGCAGTAGGGGTTTGGCGATGCGAACAGCTCCTCGGGCTCAACTTGGGGACACTCTACCGGGCCTATCCTCCTGATGTAGGCCCTAACCCTGATGCCGAACCTCTCGAGAAGCTTTTTGGCGAAGTAGCCCGCTATGACGACGCCGACGGTCAGCCTGCCCGAGAAGTGGCCGCCGCCGCGGTAGTCGTTGTAGCCGAAGAACTTCACCTTTGCTGGATAATCCGCATGGCCGGGCCTCGGCGTGTTCCTTATCTCCTCGTAGTAGGAGGAATCGGCATCTCTGTTCCACACGAGAACCGTAACAGGAGTCCCAGTGGTGAAGCCGTTGAAGACCCCCGAGACGATAACGGGCTCGTCGCTTTCTCTTCTCTTCGTCGAAAACCGCCGAATGCCCTTCCTCCTCTCGAGCTCGGCCTTCATCTCCTCAACCTTCACCTCTATTCCCGGCGGCAGGCCCTCTATGAGGATTCCAACGGCCTTCCCGTGGCTCTCCCCGAAGAGCGTGAAGCTCAGCAGTTTCCCCTTCATCCGAGCAACCTCCTCAAATCGCCAAAAAACCCCGGATAGGACTTGGCAACGACCCTCTCGTTTTTAATCACCGTCTTCCCCCTCGCCCCGAGGCCCAGCACGGCCATCGCCATCGCAACCCTGTGGTCGTTGAAGTCCTCGACAACAACCCCCCTCGGCCTTCCGCCGTGGATTTCGAGGCCGTCCTCGAGTTCCCTCACCTTTATACCAGCTCTGGCGAGGTTGACTGCCATCGCGCGAACCCTGTCGCTTTCCTTATACCTCAGCTGTCTGCCCCTGATGACGCTCCTCCCCTCGGCGTACGCCGCCAATACGCTGAGTATCGGAAACAGGTCTGGAAAGTCCGAGCAGTTTATTTCGAAGCCCCTCAGCTCTCCCCTGGAAACCTCCACGTAGTCCCCCCCGACCTTAACGTTGGCCCCTATCTCCCCCAGAATTTCGACAATGGCCATATCGGCCTGAACGTCTCCGGGGTCGAGGTTCTCGACCCTCACCCTTCCGTACAGCGCACCGGCAACTAAGAAGAAGGAGGCGCTCGAGTAGTCGCCGGGAACGTGGAATTTTGTTCCCTTAACTCCCGGGAAAACTCTAACTCCTCCGTTCCGCTCAAAGGTTACGCCAAAGGCCTCCATAGTCCTGAGCGTCATCTCTATATAGGGCTTTGACACGGCTTTCTCGAACTCGACGCGCATCCCCACTTTGGAGGCGAGTATCAGAAGGGCCGTGACGAACTGGGATGAGAGCGAGGCGTCAACGCTAACCCTCCCACCGGGCATTCCGCCGAAAACCTCAATCGGGAGTTTCTCCCCCCTGACCGTTACCCCCAGAGAGCGGAGCGCGCGGACGAGCGGGGCGAAGGGCCTCTCCCTCAGCCTTCCTTGGCCATCTATAACGCTCCTACCCCTCGCGAGCGAGGCAACCGCAACGCTTATTCTTGCAGTCGTTCCCGATTCCCTCGCGTTTATCTCCGCTTTCCTGAGCTCCTCCGGCGGAACAACGCGGTTCCAGTCGGCTTCAGCCCCGAAGGCCCTTATGGCGTTCAGCGTCGCCTCGGTGTCGTCGCTCACGAGGGGTTCCTCGATCGTGCTCTCACCATCCGCGAGGAGCGCGAGGAAGAACGCCCGGTGGGTGTAGCTCTTCGAGGGAGGAGCCCTAACCTTCCCTTCAAGCCAGTCAACTGGCTCTACAATCAAGCTATCACCTCAGCTTCGTTATTTCCGTTTTTCCAAACCTACTCCACTCTTCGGAGAGAACCTCCGGCTCCCGGGTCAGGGCGAAAAAAGCCGGCCCTTTCCCGCTGAGCCCCGCGATGGCCCCCAGCCTGAGGGCCGTTCCGATTGGCTCGGTTGGGTGCCCCAAGAATGCCGAATACACGAGGCCGTTTATCACGAGGGCCTTCCTCCACTCCCCGCGCATGGCCATATCAAAGGCCTCCGTTATGTAGGGCGCTATGCCTGAAAAGTCCATGCCCTTGAGGCTCGACGTCATTATGCTCTCCTCTGGTATTAGGAGGACAACGGGCTCGGGTTCAACCTCCTCCCGCTTGAGTAGCTCGTCCCTCGTGTTGTCCGTCAGGCAGAGGCCACCGAGGAGGGAGGCTGAAGCGTCGTCGAAGGCTCCCGTGATGGTCACTCCCGCGAGCCTTGCGGCCTCTACACCGAGCTTTATGGCTTCGAGGGGAGCTATTTCAATTCCCAGAGCTTCGTAAATCGCCAGGACGAGGGCGTTCGCGGCGGCCGAACTGCTCTTGAGGCCCTTCCCGACGGGTATTTCCGAGCTTATCTCGAACTCAATCCCGAAGTCCTCTCCAGTCGCGCGCCTGACGACCTCGACGACAGCCCTGACGAGGCGGGTATCCCCGAAACTCTCCCCTCTGACGGTTATACTTCCGCTTATCCCATCCTCCACGAGTTTGACTTTCGCCTCTGTCCACAGGTCTATTCCCACGGCCCCTCCCTTTCCGGTTGCGAAGGCGTTCACGACCGTAACTGCACTACCGGCCCTTCCGTAGCCCCTCAAGGGCGGCCCTCCTCATCAGTTCTGGGTCAACGCTCTTCCCCGTCCAGAGACGGAAGCTCTCGGCTCCCTGGTGGACGAGCATCCAGAGCCCGTCAACTGTTACGCATCCCCTCCTTTCGGCCTCTCTCAAAAGCCTCGTCTTTAGGGGTTTGTAAACGATGTCCATGACGACGAGCCCCTCCCTCAGGAGCTCGGCCGGAACCGGGCTCTCGTCCGAGTTCATGCCGACTGGGGTGGCGTTTATCAGCACGTCGGCGTTGGCCAAATAGCGTCTCAGGTTCTCGGGCGTTAGTCTGTCCCCAGTAACCCCGAAGCGCTCCAAGGCCCTGGCTTTCTCCGGCGTTCTGTTGAGGACTACAACCTCTGAAACCTTTGAGAGCGCGTAGGCTATCGCCCTCCCGGCGCCTCCGGCTCCAATGATGAGGACGTTCTTTCCCCTAAGGCTCGTCACCATCTCAAGGGCTCTCCTCGCGCCTACGCCATCGGTGTTATATCCAATCAGCTCGCCGTCGTTGACTATCGTGTTCACGCTCCCTATCTCCTCGGCTTCCCCGGAGAGCCCGTCGAGGTGCTCTATGACGGTCGTCTTGTGGGGCATCGTGACGTTCAGGCCATGTATTCCCAGTCCCCTGACACCATCAACAGCCATCTTGAGCCGTTCAGGGGCCACCTCGAAGGCGAGGTAGACCGCGTTCATCCCGAGCTCCCGAAAGGCCGCGTTGTGCATCGCAGGGCTTAGCGAGTGCCTGGCCGGGAAGCCGATAAGGCCGTAAAGCCTCGTCTCAGCGTCCATCCAGCATCACCAGCAGTTGTCTGAGCTCCTCAACGCTCATCTGACCCGGGGCGACAGCTTTCTCAAGGGATGCATAGGTGAAGGGGGCGAGGAGCGCGCTGAAGAGCCTGGATATCCTCCCCAGAGGCCCCATGCAGAAGGCCACGAGGTTCTCGGCGTGCTCGTAAAGCCTGAGAACCCTCACGTTGTCGAGGTGGGAGTTTGCCGTCGGCACTATCTTGACAACATCTGGGGCCATGCTCGCCATACCTTGAAGGATTTCCATCAGGGTCTCGAATGGCGGTGTCCCCTCGAAGTCGTGGTGGGAAAGTATGACGCCCACTCTTCTCTTTCTGGCCTCCCTCATCACCTCGCCCGCTATTTCAGAGCGGGCCTCGACGTCAACGTACCTTGGCTTAAGGGTCATTGCCCTCCTGTAGAGCTCAAGCCTCTCCTCCTCGGGAATCCTTCTGAAACCTCCCTCCTCGGCCCTTCTGATGGTGATTATCAGCCTGTCGGCGAAGGGCTTGAGCGGGGCGAGCTCGAAGGACTCGAAGCGGTCCAGCCTTACCTCGTAGAGGTCGGCATTGCCTTCCCTTATCTTCGCCACAGCCTCGCGGGCGTTCCTCGCCACCACCACGCCGGCTATCATCCAACCGCCTCCAGCGCCCTTCTCACGACGTCTTCCTCGACTTCCTCGATGGTAACCTCGCCGACCTCGATGGGAACGACGAAGGTCAGCCTGCCGTACCACGCCTTCTTGTCGAGCCTCATCTCCCCGAGGATTTTCTCGGGCTCAAAGGGAAGCCCCGTCGGCAGTTCGAACTTCCTGAGGAGTTCCTCAACCTTTCCGGGGTCGAAGTTGTAGAGAATCTCGCCGAGCTTGGCCGCAACCATCAAACCAACAGCGACCGCGAAGCCGTGCTTTATCGTGTAGTTAGAGAGCTTCTCTATCGCATGGGCTGTTGTGTGCCCGAGGTTCAGGATGCGCCTCTTACCGCCCTCCCTGAGGTCCTCCTCAACTACCCTCAGCTTAACCTCCACGCAGGCCTTCACGAGCTCCCTGTCGAGGTCCTCAACGGAGCCGAGCTTTTTCAGGAGGGAGTAGACTTTTCTATCGAGGATTCCGTACTTCACTACTTCGGCCATCCCGTTCAGGAGCTCCACCCTGGGAAGAGTTGAGAGGGTTTCGTGGGCTATAAGCACGAAGTCCGGGAGGTAAAAAGTTCCCACCATGTTCTTGCCGTTGAAGTTAATCCCGGTCTTTCCGCCTATGGCGGCATCGACCTGCGCCAGGAGCGTCGTCGGAACCAATCCAAGCATCGTTCCCCGCATGTATGTCGAGGCCACGAAGCCCGCTATGTCGGTTATTACACCCCCTCCGAGGCCGATTAGTAGGGACTTCCTCGTGAAGCCCAGCTCCTGGAGCTTCGCCCATATCCCCTTGACGGTCTCGATGTTCTTGTGCTCTTCACCGTCCGGAATCACTATCCTTTCGGCCTCAAATCCATCAAGCCTGTCGAGCCAGAGTTTTTCAACGGTCGTGTTCGCCAGAACGACCGTCTTGTAGGGCGAGAGCTCCGAGATAAGGTTGGAGAGGTCGGAGAGGGTTCCAAACTTCACCTTCTCCATCCGAGCCCCTCCAGCTCCTCGAGGAGCCTCTCGAATTCCCCAAATGTTAGCTGCTGCGCAGAGTCTGAGAGGGCCTTCTCGGGCTCCGGATGAACCTCCACGAGTATTCCGTCGGCTCCAACGGCGTAGGCCGCCTTGGAGAGGGGTATGACGAGGCTCCTCCTTCCAGCGGGATGGGACGGGTCAACGACGATTGGCAGGTGGGAGAGCTCTTTAACGACTGGCACGGCCGAGATGTCGAGGGTGAAGCGCGTTGATGTCTCGAACGTCCTTATACCGCGCTCGCAGAGGATTACGTTCTCGTTGCCCTCGCTCATTACGTATTCCGCCGAGTAGAGGAGCTCCTGAACCGTGTTGCCCATCCCCCTCTTGAGGAGCACGGGGTTGTCTATTTTACCGACCTCCTTGAGCAGCTCAAAGTTCTGGGAGTTCCTCGCGCCTATCTGGACTATGTCGGAGTACCTGGAAACCAGGGGGACTTTCCTCGTGTCGGTTACCTCCGTTACGGTAACGAGCCCGTACTCGTCGGCTGCCCTCCTAAGCCACTTGAGCGCTTCCTCGCCGTGCCCCTGGAAGGAGTAGGGGCTCGTTCTGGGCTTGAAGGCCCCTCCCCTGAGGACTTTCACGCCCTTTTCCGCCAGAAACTCGGCAACCTTCATTATCATCTCCTCGCTCTCGATGGCGCAGGGGCCGGCCATTATCGTGAAGCCCTCGCCTATTTTAACGTCCCCGACCTTAACTACGGTTTTATCCCGGTACTCCTTGCTGTACTTCACTCAAATCACCCCCTCAATTCTCCTCACCACTGCATCGGCCGTTAGGCCGTAGCGCTTCAGCAGGGCGAAGTAGTCCCTGCTCGACCTTCCAAAATCGGTGGTGCCTATCCTTATTACCCTCCTCGGGAGCCTCTCCGAGAGAACTTCCGCAACAGCTCCCCCGAGGCCGCCGTAGACGCTGTGCTCCTCCATCGTGATTACCGTGTTGACCTTCCTCGCCATTCTGACGAGGGTTTTCTCGTCGAGGGGCTTCACGGTGTGCATATCAATCACTCCGGCCTCAACATTCCTCTCCTCGAGGGCCTTGGCCACTTCGAGGGCAACCGAAACCATGACGCCGTTGGCCACCAGCAGGACATCGCTCCCCTCCCTGAGGACGCTCGCCCTTCCGAGCTCGAGCTCCGGCCTTTCGTAGACCCTCGGCGCATGGTCCCTGCCGAGGCGCATGTAAACGGGCCCCTCGTGCTCTACGACTTCTTTTAGCAGCACCGGCACCGAGGGGGCATCCGCGGGAACGACGACTGTCATGTTCGGCAGCACGCGCATCAGGGCGATGTCTTCCAAGCACTGGTGGGAGGAGCCGTCCATGTGGTCTGAGAAACCCGAGTGCGTCGGTATGAGCTTGACGTTGAGGTTGTCCCTGGCGACGGTGTTCCTTATCTGCTCCCACGCCCTCATAAGGAAGGCGGCGAAGGCCGAAACCACCGGAATTTTCCCGGCTATCGCCAGGCCGGCGGCCGTTGACACCATGTCC
Encoded proteins:
- a CDS encoding chorismate mutase encodes the protein MTKQKFDYMSEIERLRARIDEIDEEIIRLLRERIEVASRIGEVKARLGLPVVDEGREKVVLERAGEFRQVFEAIIRVSRDVQRV
- a CDS encoding 3-dehydroquinate dehydratase codes for the protein MIAGVVVARNAREAVAKIREGNADLYEVRLDRFESFELAPLKPFADRLIITIRRAEEGGFRRIPEEERLELYRRAMTLKPRYVDVEARSEIAGEVMREARKRRVGVILSHHDFEGTPPFETLMEILQGMASMAPDVVKIVPTANSHLDNVRVLRLYEHAENLVAFCMGPLGRISRLFSALLAPFTYASLEKAVAPGQMSVEELRQLLVMLDGR
- a CDS encoding shikimate kinase → MRGYGRAGSAVTVVNAFATGKGGAVGIDLWTEAKVKLVEDGISGSITVRGESFGDTRLVRAVVEVVRRATGEDFGIEFEISSEIPVGKGLKSSSAAANALVLAIYEALGIEIAPLEAIKLGVEAARLAGVTITGAFDDASASLLGGLCLTDNTRDELLKREEVEPEPVVLLIPEESIMTSSLKGMDFSGIAPYITEAFDMAMRGEWRKALVINGLVYSAFLGHPTEPIGTALRLGAIAGLSGKGPAFFALTREPEVLSEEWSRFGKTEITKLR
- a CDS encoding prephenate dehydrogenase/arogenate dehydrogenase family protein, translating into MRVGIAGYGRMGRLFKRCLGGEVRFYSRHAKADFDNLEDMYEWADVLILASSLDSIPQQLEELALIASRQPKNAIIFDIATFKRELIGLYKGFPPEVKVASVHPMFGEGVESFNGQLFLVIPVEGREDDAEHIANFLRSLGGRVEFVSAEEHDRAMGFVIGVPYFLGLKYLELSLKNNLDRFGGTSHRFLTTYGRAVLNDSPEFIAEVLERSRGEIEEFIRELGKEPDLEYLLGKVSCEEIKKAYRKFYRVLEP
- a CDS encoding shikimate dehydrogenase → MDAETRLYGLIGFPARHSLSPAMHNAAFRELGMNAVYLAFEVAPERLKMAVDGVRGLGIHGLNVTMPHKTTVIEHLDGLSGEAEEIGSVNTIVNDGELIGYNTDGVGARRALEMVTSLRGKNVLIIGAGGAGRAIAYALSKVSEVVVLNRTPEKARALERFGVTGDRLTPENLRRYLANADVLINATPVGMNSDESPVPAELLREGLVVMDIVYKPLKTRLLREAERRGCVTVDGLWMLVHQGAESFRLWTGKSVDPELMRRAALEGLRKGR
- the aroA gene encoding 3-phosphoshikimate 1-carboxyvinyltransferase, giving the protein MIVEPVDWLEGKVRAPPSKSYTHRAFFLALLADGESTIEEPLVSDDTEATLNAIRAFGAEADWNRVVPPEELRKAEINARESGTTARISVAVASLARGRSVIDGQGRLRERPFAPLVRALRSLGVTVRGEKLPIEVFGGMPGGRVSVDASLSSQFVTALLILASKVGMRVEFEKAVSKPYIEMTLRTMEAFGVTFERNGGVRVFPGVKGTKFHVPGDYSSASFFLVAGALYGRVRVENLDPGDVQADMAIVEILGEIGANVKVGGDYVEVSRGELRGFEINCSDFPDLFPILSVLAAYAEGRSVIRGRQLRYKESDRVRAMAVNLARAGIKVRELEDGLEIHGGRPRGVVVEDFNDHRVAMAMAVLGLGARGKTVIKNERVVAKSYPGFFGDLRRLLG
- a CDS encoding GNAT family N-acetyltransferase — translated: MRPIILKGKKVSLAILLREDLPKSWEWFNDRSTVRGLFNSAHFTLPEEEEEFYEELKRNREKSPTFAVIENESGKLVGIAGFNWINWQARWGEILYYLSPEDRGKGYGTETVKLLCEYAFTHLNLHKVWAKVHSDNIPSIRILEKNGFSLSGRFREHVWSDGRYLDELIYEKFRGEEND
- the aroC gene encoding chorismate synthase gives rise to the protein MKGKLLSFTLFGESHGKAVGILIEGLPPGIEVKVEEMKAELERRKGIRRFSTKRRESDEPVIVSGVFNGFTTGTPVTVLVWNRDADSSYYEEIRNTPRPGHADYPAKVKFFGYNDYRGGGHFSGRLTVGVVIAGYFAKKLLERFGIRVRAYIRRIGPVECPQVEPEELFASPNPYCPDEDAFERMLEEMEKARKSGDSVGGTVEVVAINVPAGLGGPWDEDIEADLASALFRIPAVKGVEFGLGFRFAEMRGSEANDPFVVRNGRVATETNNHGGVLGGITTGMPLVARVAFKPTPSIYLPQRTVDLERMDEVELRLRGRFDSCIVPKALPVVEAMVAFVLADHLLRRKAWEGVVR
- a CDS encoding pyridoxal phosphate-dependent aminotransferase, which encodes MFNVYEFFNRINEIKPGIRLDAGQPDIPVREEIIEETVASLRRGETGYISSSGMGELRERIAEAEGVSPEEVIVGPGSKILIAAEIAMADRIAVIAPYWSAYVLIARQFGKEVEVIRTRLEEEWRPRLEELNADLLILNYPNNPTGRVLSRSELKEILELAEETGAKVLSDEIYAELSFMDFTPVRELYENAVTVKGFSKLYSMTGFRLGYAIADREEIARIRHFMESTVTCVPPFVQRAGIKALELRDELVDDVRKEYMRRAKLASRILRGLYFREPEGAFYVFLRVPGDGLAFAERLLDKGVAVFPGVAFGPYRDFIRISLTGSHLEEGLKTIREEVQCALGSPATGGWAGSSSGAWAGR
- a CDS encoding gluzincin family metallopeptidase — its product is MIERLELRLGLNFERGTLEGMAKLKLAGKAGTFLLNRGLSVNSASAPFSQRVEGFNGLEAYEASVVRLELPLEEVELTYSGRLESYESVLPYLKDSINPEYTLLRTDSLFYPIPSEPDFESLIKSVVGSEFDAEITVEGIPEGLVVAFGGEIKENRLRIEGTKRLDIAVAPFKVIEKEPFRLFILSEEGIERTLDLLGKAHEFYSTILGSRVEKFTVIETPENYGGQAGKGYALVSGSSLRAEIPANLYHELAHLWNPRATPEAHQSRFFDEAFANYLTALAIREIHGEEAFNRFIEGLRRNYKAVVKRFPEAEKLKPSEWGELGLWELSYTKGALILYDLHLLMEDSFYDLLRILAGAENVDFERFKKLAEELSGRDLGDFFERYF